A DNA window from Hevea brasiliensis isolate MT/VB/25A 57/8 chromosome 2, ASM3005281v1, whole genome shotgun sequence contains the following coding sequences:
- the LOC110657770 gene encoding carotenoid cleavage dioxygenase 7, chloroplastic has protein sequence MSSSLSPSNQSLTCFQKFLFCFSKNMQAKPSHIIPTKFPSPIELPPLHRIPTPARTKIPRVISISAPDNSQVSGHVTLENIDDSVTAFWDYQFLFVSQRSETVAPVTLRVVDGAVPPDFPSGTYYLTGPGLFTDDHGSTVHPLDGHGYLRAFIIDGVTAEVKFMARYVKTEAQVEEHDPETGTWRFTHRGPFSVLKGGQKLGNTKVMKNVANTSVLKWGGRLLCLWEGGIPYEIESGSLDTIGRFDMVYGCDLAMDGADNGGDLVDVAAGLLKPILYGVFKMPPKRLLSHYKMDTRRNRLLTLSCNAEDMLLPRSNFTFCEYDSDFNLLQRQKFNIPDHLMIHDWAFTDTHYILFANRIKLDVMGSVAAVCGLSPMISALSVNPSKSTSPVYLLPRFPDKSFSYRDWRVPVEAPSQMWLMHVGNAFEVMDDNGNLEVQVHACCCSYQWFNFKRMFGYDWQSGRLDPSIMNVKERGNELLPHLVQVSINLDADGGCQACSIEPLNQWTKPTDFPVINPTFSGNKNTYIYAATSSGSRQTLPHFPFDMVVKLNVLDKSINTWSAGARSFIGEPIFVPKPGEEDDGYLLVVEYAVAIQRCYLVILNPKRIGEADALIARFEVPKHLNFPLGFHGFWADTTDTKF, from the exons ATGTCAAGTTCCTTGTCACCCTCGAATCAATCTCTCACCTGCTTCCAAAAATTCTTGTTTTGCTTTTCAAAGAATATGCAGGCCAAGCCATCTCATATTATTCCGACAAAGTTCCCTTCCCCGATAGAACTACCTCCGTTGCACCGGATTCCAACGCCGGCGAGAACCAAAATACCAAGAGTTATATCCATTTCTGCTCCTGATAATAGCCAAGTTTCTGGCCATGTAACCCTGGAAAATATAGATGATTCAGTGACTGCGTTTTGGGACTATCAATTTTTATTTGTGTCTCAACGTTCTGAGACTGTGGCGCCAGTCACCCTGCGAGTTGTCGACGGTGCAGTCCCGCCGGACTTCCCTTCCGGTACGTATTATCTAACCGGGCCAGGTCTCTTCACCGATGACCATGGGTCCACGGTGCATCCTTTGGATGGTCATGGGTACCTTAGGGCATTTATTATTGATGGAGTCACCGCGGAAGTGAAGTTCATGGCTAGGTACGTGAAAACTGAGGCTCAGGTGGAGGAGCACGATCCAGAGACTGGCACCTGGAGATTTACACATCGGGGCCCATTTTCGGTCTTAAAAGGAGGTCAGAAACTTGGAAATACCAAGGTCATGAAAAATGTAGCCAATACTAGCGTACTCAAGTGGGGTGGGAGGCTGTTGTGCTTGTGGGAAGGCGGGATTCCTTATGAGATCGAATCAGGGTCGTTGGATACCATTGGCAGGTTTGATATGGTCTACGGATGTGATTTAGCGATGGATGGTGCAGATAATGGTGGTGATCTAGTGGATGTTGCAGCAGGTTTATTGAAACCGATATTGTATG GAGTTTTCAAAATGCCACCCAAGAGATTGCTGTCTCATTATAAGATGGACACTAGGAGAAATAGGCTTCTTACTTTGTCATGCAATGCGGAGGACATGCTACTGCCTCGCAGTAATTTTACATTTTGTG aaTATGATTCAGATTTCAACCTACTGCAAAGACAAAAATTCAATATTCCTGATCATTTGATGATACATGATTGGGCATTTACAGACACTCATTACATATTATTCGCCAATCGAATTAAGCTTGATGTTATGG GATCGGTGGCAGCTGTCTGCGGGTTATCTCCGATGATATCTGCCTTGTCAGTGAACCCTAGCAAGTCAACCTCTCCAGTATATTTGCTTCCTCGTTTTCCTGATAAATCCTTTAGCTACCGAGATTGGAGAGTGCCTGTGGAAGCACCTTCACAGATGTGGCTGATGCACGTTGGCAATGCTTTTGAGGTTATGGATGACAATGGGAATTTGGAGGTCCAAGTACATGCTTGCTGTTGCTCCTATCAATGGTTCAATTTCAAAAGAATGTTTG GGTATGATTGGCAAAGTGGTAGATTAGATCCTTCTATTATGAACGTGAAAGAAAGAGGAAACGAGTTATTGCCTCATCTTGTTCAG GTATCTATAAACTTGGATGCTGATGGGGGCTGCCAAGCATGTAGTATAGAGCCCTTGAATCAATGGACGAAACCTACAGATTTTCCCGTCATTAATCCAACATTTTCGGGCAATAAGAACACCTACATATATGCAGCAACATCATCTGGGTCTCGCCAAACATTGCCACATTTCCCATTTGATATGGTGGTGAAGTTGAATGTACTAGACAAGTCTATAAACACATGGTCTGCTGGTGCTCGGAGCTTTATCGGTGAGCCTATATTTGTTCCCAAGCCAGGAGAAGAAGATGATGGGTACCTTCTTGTAGTTGAG TATGCAGTTGCAATACAGAGGTGCTATCTTGTGATTTTGAATCCAAAGAGGATTGGGGAAGCTGATGCATTGATAGCAAGATTTGAGGTCCccaagcatttaaatttcccaCTTGGCTTTCATGGTTTCTGGGCTGATACTACTGACACCAAGTTTTAA